Proteins co-encoded in one Erwinia sp. genomic window:
- the sacB gene encoding Levansucrase (ID:JIFNMEKO_01945;~source:Prodigal:2.6): MNIINYKSTAWTRADALKVQQDDPTTTQPLISTDFPVMSEEVFVWDTMPLRNMSGDIVSVNGWSVIFTLTAERNTNNQLYRDANGRYDIRADWEDRHGRARICYWYSRTGKNWIFGGRVMAEGVSPTSREWAGTPILLNNEGDIDLYYTCVTPGATIAKVRGKIITSEAGVVLSGFDLVKSLFSADGHIYQTEEQNPYWNFRDHCPFIDKKSGRLFMLFEGNVAGMRGTHVITKEDRGLLPPGYDQFGGARYQVGCTGLAVAEDLSGDKWTLLPPLITAVGVNDQTERPHLVVKDENYYLFTISHKYTYADNLTGPDGEYGFVSKNLTGPYVPMNGSGLVLGNPSSQPFQTYSHYVMPNGMVTSFIDSIPVDGETYRIGGTEAPTVKIALQGERSFVTDIYDYGYIPPMKNVVV, from the coding sequence ATGAATATTATAAATTATAAGTCTACAGCATGGACCCGCGCTGATGCACTGAAAGTGCAGCAAGATGATCCGACAACCACGCAACCTTTAATCAGTACGGACTTTCCGGTGATGAGCGAAGAGGTGTTTGTTTGGGATACCATGCCATTACGTAATATGTCTGGCGATATTGTTTCTGTTAATGGATGGTCGGTAATCTTTACACTAACAGCAGAGCGAAACACGAATAACCAGTTATATCGTGATGCAAATGGCCGTTACGATATTCGGGCAGACTGGGAAGATCGCCACGGACGAGCCAGAATCTGTTACTGGTATTCCCGCACTGGGAAAAACTGGATTTTTGGTGGCCGGGTGATGGCTGAAGGTGTTTCACCAACCAGCAGAGAATGGGCGGGAACACCAATCTTGTTGAATAATGAAGGTGATATCGATCTCTATTACACTTGTGTGACACCTGGTGCCACTATTGCCAAAGTTCGCGGTAAAATTATCACCAGTGAAGCAGGCGTTGTATTATCAGGTTTCGACCTGGTTAAATCACTTTTCTCCGCTGATGGCCATATTTATCAGACAGAAGAACAAAACCCATACTGGAATTTTCGTGATCATTGTCCGTTTATTGATAAAAAAAGCGGAAGGTTATTTATGTTATTCGAAGGCAATGTCGCCGGTATGCGAGGAACCCATGTCATTACCAAAGAAGATCGCGGTTTATTGCCGCCGGGATATGATCAATTCGGCGGAGCACGTTATCAGGTCGGTTGTACCGGGCTGGCGGTTGCTGAAGATCTGAGTGGCGATAAATGGACTCTCTTGCCGCCACTCATTACTGCGGTGGGCGTCAACGACCAGACTGAACGCCCCCATTTGGTAGTAAAAGATGAAAACTATTATCTGTTCACCATCAGTCATAAATATACCTATGCCGATAATCTTACCGGGCCGGATGGGGAATACGGTTTTGTCAGTAAAAACCTGACAGGTCCTTATGTTCCTATGAATGGATCAGGATTGGTGTTAGGCAATCCGTCATCGCAACCTTTTCAGACATATTCTCATTATGTTATGCCCAACGGCATGGTGACATCGTTTATCGACAGCATTCCTGTGGATGGTGAAACGTATCGGATTGGGGGTACCGAAGCGCCTACTGTAAAAATTGCTTTGCAAGGTGAACGCTCTTTTGTCACCGATATTTATGACTACGGTTACATTCCGCCAATGAAAAATGTGGTGGTGTAG
- a CDS encoding hypothetical protein (ID:JIFNMEKO_01946;~source:Prodigal:2.6), with protein MNDKHDLMALFLSAREQGIGALLAFFMAILRGRYNSSSFTKTLIDALMCAMIAWFVRDLLQFLGLNTDLGYITSVFIGYVGTESIGAFIKRVVNKRFMDDNSQSK; from the coding sequence ATGAACGACAAGCATGATTTAATGGCGCTATTTCTCTCGGCCAGAGAGCAAGGTATTGGCGCATTACTGGCTTTTTTTATGGCGATATTACGTGGCAGATACAACAGTAGTAGTTTTACTAAAACACTGATTGATGCATTGATGTGTGCCATGATCGCATGGTTTGTACGTGACTTATTGCAATTCCTCGGACTCAATACTGATCTTGGTTATATCACCAGTGTGTTTATTGGCTATGTAGGAACTGAATCAATCGGTGCCTTTATCAAACGAGTAGTGAATAAAAGATTTATGGATGATAATTCGCAGAGTAAGTAA
- a CDS encoding hypothetical protein (ID:JIFNMEKO_01950;~source:Prodigal:2.6): protein MADLADEALMIEAMLTDIAIQAHRGELMPFTGQCRWCGCFIDSGSFCEGDSCAEDYSRRLRADKNNGRS from the coding sequence ATGGCAGATCTTGCCGACGAGGCTTTGATGATTGAAGCAATGCTGACAGACATTGCCATACAGGCGCACCGGGGTGAGTTAATGCCGTTCACCGGGCAGTGCCGCTGGTGCGGGTGTTTTATTGATAGCGGTAGTTTTTGTGAGGGTGATAGCTGTGCCGAAGACTATTCCAGACGCTTGCGTGCTGACAAAAACAATGGCCGATCATAA
- a CDS encoding hypothetical protein (ID:JIFNMEKO_01949;~source:Prodigal:2.6), giving the protein MATIIWKKTTPGGTAKSRYKARRAEKRTQQQRDMMLSRKIARLSQGCSSRVQKAVLLSARHSIVENSILPRQALKQITQIHYEEFY; this is encoded by the coding sequence ATGGCTACCATTATCTGGAAAAAAACAACGCCTGGCGGTACGGCAAAGAGTCGTTATAAGGCACGACGAGCAGAAAAGAGGACGCAGCAGCAGCGCGATATGATGCTGAGCAGAAAAATAGCCCGCCTTTCACAAGGCTGCTCGTCACGCGTACAGAAAGCAGTACTCCTTTCAGCCAGGCACTCAATTGTCGAAAACTCCATACTCCCGCGACAAGCGTTAAAACAGATAACACAAATTCATTATGAGGAATTTTATTAA
- the prtR gene encoding HTH-type transcriptional regulator PrtR (ID:JIFNMEKO_01948;~source:Prodigal:2.6) codes for MKTDTFAERLNAAMKTAGFTQASLAEAVGMAQPSVWKLTSGMTRHPRKLHDIAKVLNVSAEWLSSGEGLMRPLPPNESKIEGSNIRPSTLTAKVWEEIEEQSVVQDEFVEIPLLNVALAAGDGSCDVEESSELALIFRRYYLKKMGVPEKAARLVRVSGQSMEPTLNDGDMVGVNTQDITIRDGKTYAICQADLLRVKTLIALPDSVIIRSLNREEYPDEVLSREDFHRNVRVIGKVFWSSHSW; via the coding sequence ATGAAAACAGATACCTTCGCAGAACGGCTCAATGCAGCCATGAAAACAGCAGGCTTCACCCAGGCATCACTGGCTGAAGCTGTCGGCATGGCACAACCTAGTGTCTGGAAATTAACCTCTGGTATGACCCGGCATCCAAGAAAACTGCATGATATAGCAAAAGTACTTAACGTCTCAGCGGAATGGCTCTCCTCCGGAGAAGGTCTCATGCGCCCACTGCCCCCGAACGAGTCTAAAATAGAAGGCTCAAATATTCGCCCCTCGACACTGACTGCCAAAGTATGGGAAGAGATTGAAGAACAGAGTGTCGTACAGGATGAGTTTGTGGAAATTCCACTGCTTAACGTCGCGCTCGCAGCAGGCGACGGGAGCTGTGACGTTGAGGAATCTTCGGAGTTAGCACTAATCTTCCGCCGTTATTACCTGAAAAAAATGGGGGTTCCTGAAAAAGCAGCCCGGCTGGTGCGAGTCAGTGGTCAAAGCATGGAACCGACGCTTAATGATGGTGACATGGTGGGTGTCAATACCCAGGATATCACTATTCGTGATGGTAAAACCTATGCTATCTGCCAGGCCGATTTGTTACGGGTGAAAACTCTGATCGCGTTGCCTGACAGTGTCATCATCCGCTCACTCAATCGGGAAGAGTATCCCGATGAAGTCCTTTCGCGGGAAGACTTTCATCGCAATGTGCGAGTCATCGGTAAAGTTTTCTGGTCTTCTCACAGCTGGTAA
- a CDS encoding hypothetical protein (ID:JIFNMEKO_01947;~source:Prodigal:2.6) — protein sequence MFPEPYSLTLQILSSVSLVENGIRCFLPDISVTIRFGIFLSDAMCFCTDNVHGDQQRTQSVMIPDIVLR from the coding sequence ATGTTCCCTGAACCCTACTCCCTCACATTACAGATACTGTCATCAGTGAGTCTGGTTGAGAATGGGATACGGTGTTTTTTACCTGATATTTCTGTAACTATCAGATTTGGAATCTTTTTATCTGACGCAATGTGTTTTTGCACAGACAACGTGCATGGGGACCAACAGCGAACACAGAGTGTGATGATTCCTGACATTGTGTTGCGTTGA
- the rrrD_2 gene encoding Lysozyme RrrD (ID:JIFNMEKO_01944;~source:Prodigal:2.6), whose product MQVSSKGISFIKKFEGCRLTSYQDPGGVWTIGYGWTQPVDGKPIGAGMIITQDTAERLLKCGLVQYEQGVSRLLKVPVSPQQFDALVSFAYNLGLRALSTSTLLRQINSGKIQAAASEFPRWNQQQGKILPGVVVS is encoded by the coding sequence ATGCAGGTAAGCAGTAAAGGCATTTCCTTTATTAAAAAATTTGAAGGCTGTCGACTGACATCTTATCAGGATCCCGGAGGGGTCTGGACCATTGGTTATGGCTGGACACAACCTGTCGATGGCAAGCCGATTGGTGCCGGGATGATAATCACACAGGATACCGCAGAGCGGTTGCTGAAGTGCGGTTTGGTGCAGTATGAACAGGGGGTATCCCGACTACTCAAAGTACCTGTCAGCCCACAACAGTTTGATGCGCTGGTTAGTTTTGCTTACAACCTTGGCCTGCGTGCACTGAGTACTTCAACACTTCTGCGGCAGATTAACAGTGGCAAAATACAAGCCGCAGCCAGCGAGTTTCCTCGCTGGAATCAGCAACAAGGAAAGATACTTCCGGGTGTAGTGGTCAGCTAA
- a CDS encoding hypothetical protein (ID:JIFNMEKO_01943;~source:Prodigal:2.6) — protein MGPDGTVIARDVADYRALSLVEAVIALRRHPFGLQAPEEPLQRGIIPAVTPATHALLYPTAPQSLPVLTAGIVAALIAVEHHACWLTPKLPGHLQCFDREGRVRRRRYRPAHRIAGEQIQHCCQISPAFSRPDIRHIAAPDLIRRGNRELPVEMVRYFNVFVPAAFVFMRRDLATGDIQLFHQLTGQPSPESDALSADHRGDTSRASRATTGVPDFTDETPFNGTLGVRIPAIFTNVAITASVNTEQPAQWRYRVVRPQTVHYRELFRESDIKSAVAFFRISFSISRRCIRFLISLSSVCSGVRGSPGGVFPWRSIRNDFTRRLMAERLTFIALAASP, from the coding sequence GTGGGGCCGGATGGCACTGTAATAGCCCGTGATGTAGCTGATTATCGCGCTCTGAGCCTCGTTGAAGCTGTTATAGCCCTTCGTCGGCACCCATTCGGTCTTCAGGCTCCGGAAGAACCGCTCCAACGGGGCATTATCCCAGCAGTTACCCCGGCGACTCATGCTCTGCTTTATCCGACAGCGCCACAGAGCCTGCCGGTACTGACGGCTGGTATAGTGGCTGCCCTGATCGCTGTGGAACATCACGCCTGTTGGCTTACCCCGAAGCTCCCAGGCCATCTGCAATGCTTTGACCGTGAGGGCCGGGTCCGGCGACGTCGATATCGCCCAGCCCACAGGATTGCGGGCGAACAGATCCAGCACTGCTGCCAGATAAGCCCAGCATTTTCCCGTCCAGATATACGTCACATCGCCGCACCAGACCTGATCCGGCGCGGTAACCGCGAACTGCCGGTCGAGATGGTTCGGTATTTCAATGTGTTCGTTCCCGCCGCGTTTGTATTTATGCGCCGGGACCTGGCAACTGGCGATATCCAGCTCTTTCATCAGCTTACCGGCCAGCCATCGCCCGAGTCTGACGCCCTTAGCGCTGACCATCGTGGCGATACTTCTCGCGCCAGCAGAGCCACCACTGGCGTTCCAGACTTCACTGACGAGACTCCGTTTAACGGCACGCTCGGCGTCAGAATCCCTGCCATTTTTACGAATGTAGCGATAACTGCTTCGGTGAACACCGAACAGCCGGCACAATGGCGCTACCGGGTAGTGCGCCCTCAGACTGTCCATTATCGTGAACTGTTCAGGGAGTCCGACATCAAGAGCGCGGTAGCCTTTTTTAGGATTTCATTCTCCATTTCAAGGCGTTGTATCCGTTTTCTCATTTCCCTGAGTTCAGTCTGCTCAGGCGTCAGAGGCAGCCCCGGGGGCGTTTTCCCCTGGCGCTCGATACGTAACGATTTTACCCGGCGGTTGATGGCGGAGAGGCTGACGTTCATCGCCTTAGCCGCCTCGCCGTGA